The genomic DNA ACAATCATTTTAACCATTTCTTTCCTTTCAATAAGACCAAAAGGACTGAAAATTGATTTCAGCCTTGGTTTTAATTATTTTTCAGCAAAAAACTTAGACATTGAAGCGGAATTCCATAATATCGCCGTCCTGAACGACATACTCTTTTCCTTCTTCACGGAGGCGGCCTGCTTCCTTAACAGCCTTTTCAGAACCATACTTCATCAGGTCTTCATAGGACATGGTGACCGCACGGATGAAGCCTTTTTCAAAGTCTGAGTGAATGATTCCGGCCGCTTGTGGTGCTTTCATTCCCCTTCTAAAAGTCCAAGCACGGACTTCCTTTTCACCAGCTGTAAAGTAGGTGCCAAGTCCTAGCAAATGATAAGCTGCCCGAGTCAACTTATCCACACCCGATTCGGTCAAGCCGATAGCTTCCAAAAATTCGGCCCTGTCTTCATCATCCAACTCTGCAATTTCTTCTTCTGCACGCGCTGAGATGACAACCACTTCTGCATTTTCCGTCGCTGCAAATGCTCGGATTTGTTGCACATAGTCGATGGCATCTGGGTCTGCTACCTTGTCTTCATCCACATTGGCCACATAGAGAACTGGTTTTGTTGTTAAGAGGAAAAGTTGTTTGACGATTTTCTGCTCTTCATCTGTAAAGTCAACTGTCCGAGCTGATTTTCCATCTTCCAAAACAGGTTTGATTTTTTCCAAAACCGCAAACTCTGCTAGAGAATCCTTGTCTTTCTGAGTACGAGCCATCTTTTCCACACGGGCATAGCGCTTGTTGATGGACTCTAGGTCAGCCAAAATCAGCTCCAAATTGATGGTTTCAATATCTGCAATCGGGTCCACAAAGGCATCTTCACGGCCCTGCTCCCGCATGACATTTTCATCGTCGAAGGCCCGGACCACATGGACAATGGCGTCCACCTCACGGATATTGGCCAAGAATTTGTTACCAAGTCCTTCGCCTTTTGATGCGCCCTTGACAATACCTGCAATATCTGTAAATTCAAAGGTTGTTGGGACGGTCTTTTTGGGTGTAATCAACTCTGTCAACTTCTGTAAACGTTCATCTGGAACCTCTACCATTCCCACGTTGGGATCAATGGTCGCAAAGGGATAGTTGGCAGCTTCTGCTCCTGCCTTTGTAATTGCATTAAATAGGGTTGATTTACCAATGTTTGGCAAACCGACGATACCTGCTGTTAAAGCCATGTTTTCTTACTCTCCAATTAAAAATTCAATCATGACTATTATAGCAGAAAAATAAAGAAAAAACCTGCCAAATGGCAGGACTTGAAAATTATTTTGTAATCATGGTCAAGATCCAAACTGCAAAAATACAGATGACCATACAGAGGAAAAACAGAAACATTTCTTTATTTTCAACTGGCCGCTTGGATTCTTCACTTAAAAATTCCCAAGTATTCATTTTTCCTCGTTGTTCAACTAACACTTCCTTCTCAGGCTCTCTTCCTAAAACCAGATAATCCAGACTGACACCAAAGATTTCTGCCAGCTGCACCAGTTTGTCCATATCTGGCGTTGCTTCACCATTTTCATATTTTGAGATGGATTGGCGTGAAACATAGAGTTTTTCGGCTAAGTCATCCTGAGACAGATTTTGACCAGTGCGTAACTTTTTGATTTGTTGGGCCAACTGATTCATCGTCGTTTCCTCCTCTTTTTTCTAAGTCTATTATAGCTTAGAATAGAACTGTTGACTAGCACTTTTTAGGAAAAATGCGCAACTACTAGTTGCAGGCTGTTACTTCCTATTCACTAAAGACTTGTTTCCATCACAACCTGACTTCCAGCCAGTAAATCTCCCAGATGGCGCTTGTCTTTTCTCTTGATGGCCATAACTAAAAGAAGGATGAGTAAGCCTAAGCTGAGAAAGGTACAAATATATCCAAATGGGCTGGTGTAATTGGAATAAATTCCAGAAATGGTCCCCATGTGTCCCAGCTGCCAAGGAAGAAACTTGATGCTATTGCGAATCAGGGCTGAGGACAAAGGGGATTTTTGATACACAACCCTTAAACCTGCCTTTTTCTTGCCCCAGCTACCGCCCCGGCTGTCCATCCAGCTAAAGATGGCAATAATCGGAAAAACAGATGTGAAAGTAGCGATGAGCTGAGACTGCAGTGCTGTAAAGACAGGTATTTCACCAAAAACGAGGAAATAAAAACTAAGACTGATAAGGGCAAGACAGGTCAAATAAGCTAAAATCAGGAGATAATCAAAGAGAAGTTCTTTGAGTCGGGTAGAAACAGGGATAGGATTATGTTCTAGCATAGCAGCCTCCTTTCATCCTAATCCTAACTGATGGAGGTTCTTTTGACAAGCAACCTAGCAGTAAAATCCTGTCAAAGTTGCACAACCAGTATTTGATTTTTCTGTGGAAAAGACTGGTTTAACAAGCTTTGTAGGATTGCAGAAGAATCTTATAAGACCTTTTTCATCTTCCGCTCAAAATCATAGCGGCTCATCATGACCACATGGTCGCAGTTGGTGCAGCGGATTTTAATGTCTGCACCTAGGCGGATAACTTCCCAGCAGTTGGCTTTTTTACCCGTTGCCTTGATGGTGCAGGCATGGGGTTTCTTCATTTCGACAAAGGATCCTAATTGGTACATAAA from Streptococcus oriscaviae includes the following:
- a CDS encoding RDD family protein: MLEHNPIPVSTRLKELLFDYLLILAYLTCLALISLSFYFLVFGEIPVFTALQSQLIATFTSVFPIIAIFSWMDSRGGSWGKKKAGLRVVYQKSPLSSALIRNSIKFLPWQLGHMGTISGIYSNYTSPFGYICTFLSLGLLILLLVMAIKRKDKRHLGDLLAGSQVVMETSL
- a CDS encoding helix-turn-helix domain-containing protein; the encoded protein is MNQLAQQIKKLRTGQNLSQDDLAEKLYVSRQSISKYENGEATPDMDKLVQLAEIFGVSLDYLVLGREPEKEVLVEQRGKMNTWEFLSEESKRPVENKEMFLFFLCMVICIFAVWILTMITK
- a CDS encoding DUF951 domain-containing protein yields the protein MYQLGSFVEMKKPHACTIKATGKKANCWEVIRLGADIKIRCTNCDHVVMMSRYDFERKMKKVL
- the ychF gene encoding redox-regulated ATPase YchF, producing MALTAGIVGLPNIGKSTLFNAITKAGAEAANYPFATIDPNVGMVEVPDERLQKLTELITPKKTVPTTFEFTDIAGIVKGASKGEGLGNKFLANIREVDAIVHVVRAFDDENVMREQGREDAFVDPIADIETINLELILADLESINKRYARVEKMARTQKDKDSLAEFAVLEKIKPVLEDGKSARTVDFTDEEQKIVKQLFLLTTKPVLYVANVDEDKVADPDAIDYVQQIRAFAATENAEVVVISARAEEEIAELDDEDRAEFLEAIGLTESGVDKLTRAAYHLLGLGTYFTAGEKEVRAWTFRRGMKAPQAAGIIHSDFEKGFIRAVTMSYEDLMKYGSEKAVKEAGRLREEGKEYVVQDGDIMEFRFNV